TATTGGAGGGGAAATGATGGATAATGAAACTTAAATGGATAATCGGCATCGTATGTCTTTTTCTGGTTTCTTGTTTTATTTATGGTGTATTTTTGTATAATGATATCCAAAAGGACAAAACTGCTTCATTCAATCGTGTGAAAGAGGCAGTGATCCAGGAAACAGAATTGACTGAAATAGGAAAAGTTGAGCGATTTCACGGTAAAAAAGCTTATTATATATTACATGGTAAAACAAAAAATAATGAAGAAAAGATTGTTTTTTATCCGTTTAAGGCAGAAAATAAGGATTTAACAATTATCAGTAAGTCTGATATAGTACCGGAGGAAACCATCAGAAACAATTGGCGCGGGAAATGTAAAAATTGTGAGATGCATGAAATAGCACCAGCGATTGTAACGGATGATAATGATCCGGCATGGGAACTAACATATACAGATGAATCCAATCGGTTTGTCATTGATTATTTATCCATCTATGATGGTTCAAGAATTGAAATGATTGGCTTTAGAAGGATGTTTAAATAGGAAGGTGATTACATGGAATTAGCAGATAGGGTTAAAACATTGACACCGTCATCAACTTTGGCGATAACGGCAAAAGCTAAAGAATTAAAAAATCAGGGTTATGACGTTATCGGTCTTGGGGCAGGTGAACCTGACTTTAATACTCCTCAGTATATTATTGATGCAGCTGAGGATGCCATGATTAACGGTTTTACTAAATATACACCATCCGGAGGAATAATTGACCTTAAGAATGCAATTGTCGACAAGTTTAAACAGGATAACGGCCTCGAATATTCGAAAGAAGAAATAATTGTGACTACAGGCGCCAAACATGCTTTGTATACGCTGTTTCAGGTATTATTAAATAAAGATGATGAGGTAATTGTACCAGCCCCTTATTGGGTTAGTTATACGGAACAAATAAAACTTGCAGGTGGAAAACCGGTAATAGTCGAAGCAGATGAACAAAATAACTTCAAATTAACGTCGGAACAATTAGAACGGGCAATTACACCTAGAACAAAAGCCATGATCATTAATTCACCAAGTAATCCAACCGGAATGGTTTACGATAAAAATGAGCTTCAAAAATTAGGCGAAATCTGTCAGAAACATGAGGTTTTAATTATCTCAGATGAAATTTATGAAAAATTGATTTACACAAACGACAAGCATGTTTCCGTTGCACAGCTGTCTGAGCAACTTAAAAATCAAACCATTATCATTAATGGCGTTTCGAAATCACATGCAATGACAGGATGGAGAATAGGATATGCTGCAGGGTCGGAAAAAATTATTAAAGCAATGACAAATCTTGCATCGCATTCGACATCAAATCCGACATCCATTGCTCAATATGCAGCACTTGCTGCGTATCAGTCAGAAGAAGATCCGAATGAAGAAATGCGAAAAACATTCAGTAAACGGCTTGATATATTATTTCATTTATTGAATGATATTCCAGGTATCTCATGTAAAAAACCAAAAGGTGCATTTTATTTATTCCCAAATGTAAGAGAAGCAGTTAAAAGCAATGGTTTTAACACTGTTGATGAGTGGGTTAAGGCATTACTTGAAGAAGAGAAAGTTGCTTTAGTGCCCGGTTCGGGATTTGGAGCACCGGATAATGTACGTTTATCTTATGCCGTATCAGTTGAATTATTAGAAGAAGCAGCAAAGCGGATAAAACGTTTTGTTTTAAATCATCAATCATAGTTATTGGAGGTAATCTTTTGAAAACAACGATATCACAAGTGCCAAAACACGAAGGGGAAGAAGTAACAATTGGGGCTTGGTTGTCCAACAAACGATCAAGTGGAAAAATTGCCTTTTTACAATTAAGGGACGGTACAGGATTTATTCAAGGAGTAGTAGCTAAAAATGACGTAATGGAAGAAACGTTTCAACTTGCAAAAAACATGACTCAGGAATCCTCGATTTACATAACGGGTAAGATTGTCGAGGATAAAAGGTCTCCATTTGGGTACGAAATGCAGGTCAGTAACATTGAATTAATTCAGGAAGCAGTTGATTATCCAATTACTCCGAAAGAGCATGGGACTGAATTTTTAATGGACCATCGCCATTTGTGGTTACGTTCCAAACGTCAGCATGCAGTTATGAAAATAAGAAACGAAATCATTCGTGCAACGTATCAATTTTTTAATGATAATGGTTATGTTAAGGTCGATCCGCCAATTTTGACTGGATCTTCTGCTGAAGGTACGACTGAACTGTTCCATACACAGTATTTTGATGAAGAGGCTTATTTATCACAAAGTGGTCAGCTGTATTTGGAAGCAGCAGCAATGGCACTGGGTAAGGTGTTCTCATTTGGTCCAACTTTCCGTGCAGAAAAATCCAAAACAAGAAGACATTTAATTGAATTCTGGATGATTGAGCCGGAAATGGCGTTTTTGGATCATGATGAAAGCCTGGAAGTACAGGAACAATATGTCAGCTTTGTCGTTCAATCCGTGTTGGAAAATTGCAAGCTTGAACTGAAAACACTCGATAGGGACACAACAAAACTCGAAGCAATTAAGGCACCATTTCCGAGAATCTCATACGATGATGCAATTGAAATGTTGAAGGAAAAAGGATTTACTGATATCGAGTGGGGAGAGGATTTTGGAGCTCCACACGAAACAGCAATCGCTGAGAACTTTGATAAACCGGTCTTTATTACAAACTATCCGGCTGAAATTAAGGCTTTCTATATGAAACCGGATCCCGAACGCTCAGAAGTTGTTTTATGTGCTGATTTAATCGCACCTGAAGGGTACGGAGAGATTATCGGCGGATCACAGCGAATTGATGATCTGGAGTTAATGAAACAACGGTATGAGGAACATAATTTAACCGGACCGGCATATCAGTGGTACCTGGAACTACGTCAATATGGAAGTGTGCCACACTCAGGATTTGGCCTGGGCCTTGAACGAACAGTCGCATGGTTATCCGGTGTGGAACACGTAAGAGAAACGATACCATTCCCTAGACTGTTGAACCGTTTGTATCCTTAATAAAAAGTAAAATCCCTTGCAGAATGAAGAGGCAAGGGATTTTATAATCGTTTAATTTAAATTTCATGCTATACTGAGAAATGAGGTGTTCCATGTTATGACGAAATCCATTTCATTTCAGGATATTTTATTGAATCAGGTTCAGGTTCCTGCAAGATTACTTGAGAATTATGCTTCGGTCGGATTGAATGAGAAAGAAGTAATGGTTGTTTTACAGATTTTCCGCTTTCTTCAAAAGAAAGTTGACTTTCCGACACCTAATGAACTTTCATTACATCTAACCATCGATGAGAAGGAATGTTCAAATATTTTACGTACACTGATTCAGCGCAACTACCTGTCGATTGAACAAATGAAAAATGAGCAGAATCAATTAAGTGAGGCGTACAGTTTAAATCCGCTTCTGGAAAAACTTTTTTCGGTGGAAGAACAAAAGAAGCCTGATGAAGACGGAACTATATTCATCTTATTTGAACAGGAATTTGGCAGACCGTTATCACCATTTGAAATTGAAATGATCAATACTTGGCTGGATGAGGACGAGCTTGCACCTGCTCTGATTAAAGCTGCCCTGCGTGAATCGGTATTAATGGGAAAACTTAATTTTAAGTATATTGACCGAATTCTTCGCGAATGGAAAAAGAAGGGTATCCGTTCTGTAGAACAAGCGCGGGAAGCAAGTAAATCATTTCATAATAATCAGGCTAAGCAAAATGATACCGGAACAAATAAAAAAAGAGATACATCATTTTATTATAATTGGCTGGATGGGGAGGACTAAGAAATTGTTGAATAAAACACAGGTTAACTACTGTTTGGATGTAATGAAGGAGATGTTCCCCGAGGCACAGTGTGAACTTCGTCATGCCAATCCGTTTGAACTGGTTATTGCTGTTTTATTATCTGCCCAGTGCACGGATGTACTTGTAAACAAGGTTACTGAATCATTGTTCAAAAAATATAAGGAGCCGGAAGACTATTTAGCAGTTTCTCTTGAAGAATTACAGCAGGATATTAAGTCTATTGGCTTATATCGAAACAAGGCAAAAAATATTCGTAAACTCTGTCAAATGCTGATTGATGACTATGGCGGGGAAGTACCAAGGACAAAAGAAGAATTAATGAAACTTGCCGGAGTGGGCAGAAAAACTGCCAATGTGGTGGCCTCTGTTGCCTTTAGAGAACCGGCAATCGCTGTCGATACGCATGTGGAACGTGTATCTAAACGATTGGCGATATGCCGCTGGAAGGATTCCGTTCTGGAAGTTGAACAGACATTAATGAAGAAGGTGCCTAAAGATGAATGGGCAGACACACATCATCGAATGATTTTCTTCGGCAGGTACCATTGTAAAGCAAGAAATCCCGAGTGTCCGACGTGCCCATTACTTGATCTGTGCAGGGAAGGGCAGAAGCGAATGAAGAAAAGAGAAGCAGTCAGCAAGTAATATTTATCAGATTTTTTAATCGTGTATATCTTGCAAAGCATAATGAAAGAGGCAACCAATTGAGGTTGCCTCTTTTTATCTTTTTATTAGTTATTACCACCTGATGGATTTCCACTACCATCGCCACCATTATTTTGTCCATTATCCTGGTTACCATCTATAGTAGCGTCCACAGTACTGGATCCACCTCTGACTCCAGAATTAGCGCCATTTTGTCCAACTGGGGTAACGGTAATCGTATAGTTGCCCGGCTGTAGCGGGGCACCACCATCGCCTTCAATAACAATACCAGCTGAGTCGATAGTTTGTGTCTGCAGTTGCTGGCCATCCCTAGCAACGACCACTTCATGTCTGGCAGGCGGCCCATTATATTGCCAGGAAACATCTATCGTTGAATTAGGTGTCGTTGCGGCGCTGAGACCTTGAACGGCTGGAATATTTCCTTCACCATTTTCGCCTTCATTACCTTCTTCCTCATCTTCTTCATCTTCTTCAGGAACAGCAACAGTAGTTGTTGCAGGTTCACTTCTGTTTTCTTCCGTTTCATTACTTACAACAACAACCTGAATTTCATATTCAGTTCCAGGTTCGACATTCGAAATTTCAATTGATGTCTCTTCAGTGGAGGACAGTTCCTGCATCTGACCGCCATCGATACTTGCACTAACTTTAAAGGAGACATCCTGCTCTGTATCATATTTCCATTCTGCATTAATCGTATCTGACTCCTGATTGAACTCAGCTTTTAGATTTTCAACAGGATCAAGCTGATCGTATTCTTCAGATGTTTCTGTAGGTTCATTGCCTTTTACAAATAGCTCGGTCACAATTTCAGATTCAGGTGTGTATTCACTCGGTAATTTGGCCGGTCTTGTTCCTTTTTCAACCGCAACTTCCACAACCGAGTCAGGCTTTGTAAAGTCCGGTGTTTCAATGTCTTTGGACAACTCGGTCATCGTATGTTTATACAATTGATGCGGTACTTTCGTTTCTGAACCTACCAACCCTATATCAGGGTTATCATAACCGGTCCAAATGGAAATCGTATAATTTGTGGAATACCCGCTGAACCAGGAGTTAGGAGATCCATCTACACCGTCTCGTGTTGTTGTACCTGTTTTACCTGCGTCTGGTAATCCTGAAACATTTGCCTGTGTACCTGTACCTTCTGTAATAGCAGTTTGCAGCATATCGGTAATCATGTATGCTGTATAGTCAGACATCGCTGCTTCAGGTTCCGGTTTCAAATTAACCGTTTCACCAGTTTCCGGGAGTTCAACTTTTCTGACTGCATATGGTTCATTGTAAATACCACCATTGCCAAAAGCGCGATATGCTCCGGCAAGCTCGAGAGGATTGGTACCAATTTTTCCTCCACCAAGCACATCAGTAAGTCCGATTTCATTATTCCCAAACGTTATACCTATTCCCTCCGCAAATTCTTTAGCTGTACTTCCGCCGATTTCCGCATAAGTTTTGGCAGCAGGAACGTTCAGTGATTGCTGCAATGCAAAACGCATGGAAACCCAACCATAGTACTGGTTAGCCCATGTCTCAATCTGATCACCATCAGCATCACCTTTTATCTCATAAGGACCATCATCATTCAGCTGATGATATGTCGACCATTGCAAGTTTTCAATTGCTGGGCCGTAGCCGATTATTGGTTTAAATGTTGAACCTGGTTGTCGACTTATACCCGCAACACCGCCACCTGTAGAAAGGGCGTAGTTTGTGCCAAGATTTTCATTACCACCGCGTGCACCACCGATGGCCCGTATCGCACCAGTTTTTGTATCCAATACAGCCATTCCTGCCTGCATTTTTACTGTTTCACCATTCTCAGGGTTCGTTTTGGGCTCCGGATAGTTAATTGGGCTATCTTCGCTGTTAGACATTAGAAATTCTACATGTTTTTGAGCATCCTGATCAATGGTTGTATATATTTTTAATCCGTCAGTATAAATGTCTGCACCATCTAATTTTTGACTTACTTCCTGTTGAACCCGCTGCAGGAATCCTTCATATGGTGTTGAATCAGTGCTATCTTTGGTCAATAGTGATGGGATGTCAACTTGTCTTGCTTCTTTAGCTTGTTTTTCTGATATTTTTCCATGTTGTACCATAAGATGCAAAACGGTGTTCATCCGCTCTTTCATTAATTCCGGATTTTTAAATGGATTATATGCTGATGGCCGTTGTGGCAATCCAGCAAGTATGGCAGCTTCAGGCAATGTCAGTTTACTTAAATCTGTTTTACCAAAATAAGTTTCTGCCGCTTTTGCTACACCATATGCACCCTTTCCGTAATAAATTTTATTCAAGTACATTTCCAGAATTTGCTGTTTGGAATAGTCCCGTTCAAGCTGCAGTGCAAGCCACATTTCCTGAACTTTGAGACTGATTTTCTTTTCATGTGACAGGAATGATTTTTCAACAAGCTGCTGGGTAATAGTACTTGCACCTTCAGAACCAAAGCCTTCCGTTATATTAGCTACTACTGCACCACCGATACGCCAGATATCGATACCGGGGTGATCAAAAAACCTTGAATCTTCTGTTGCGATGACGGCATCAATCAGCACATCAGGCAGTTCGTTATATTCAACTTTGGTTCGTTGTTTTGCCCCGAGATCTGCAAAAAGTTCGCCATCTTTATCATAAATTTTTGATGAAAACGGGCTTTTTAATTTCTCTGCATCAATTTCCGGTGCCGTGGCAATATAATACGTAAAAAGAGCACCGACACCTATACCGATAGCCAGGAATGTAATAGCAGTTATTAGTAATATTTTTTTCCATAAAGGTTTTTTAGATGCTTTTTTTTGCTTTCTTCTGGCTGTACGAGATTGGCCTTTTTCTGCCATAACGCCTCTTCCTCCAATCTAAAAATAGAGCTTGTCGATAAGTTTCAGATAATCGACTCTTGCTTGATAGTGAAACGGAATAATATGTCCTTCTTTGTTAATATTTTCATATGGAATCGATTTTTTTCCGCCATTTAAATGATCATTCCAGTAC
The genomic region above belongs to Virgibacillus doumboii and contains:
- a CDS encoding DUF5590 domain-containing protein, whose product is MKLKWIIGIVCLFLVSCFIYGVFLYNDIQKDKTASFNRVKEAVIQETELTEIGKVERFHGKKAYYILHGKTKNNEEKIVFYPFKAENKDLTIISKSDIVPEETIRNNWRGKCKNCEMHEIAPAIVTDDNDPAWELTYTDESNRFVIDYLSIYDGSRIEMIGFRRMFK
- a CDS encoding pyridoxal phosphate-dependent aminotransferase; amino-acid sequence: MELADRVKTLTPSSTLAITAKAKELKNQGYDVIGLGAGEPDFNTPQYIIDAAEDAMINGFTKYTPSGGIIDLKNAIVDKFKQDNGLEYSKEEIIVTTGAKHALYTLFQVLLNKDDEVIVPAPYWVSYTEQIKLAGGKPVIVEADEQNNFKLTSEQLERAITPRTKAMIINSPSNPTGMVYDKNELQKLGEICQKHEVLIISDEIYEKLIYTNDKHVSVAQLSEQLKNQTIIINGVSKSHAMTGWRIGYAAGSEKIIKAMTNLASHSTSNPTSIAQYAALAAYQSEEDPNEEMRKTFSKRLDILFHLLNDIPGISCKKPKGAFYLFPNVREAVKSNGFNTVDEWVKALLEEEKVALVPGSGFGAPDNVRLSYAVSVELLEEAAKRIKRFVLNHQS
- the asnS gene encoding asparagine--tRNA ligase — protein: MKTTISQVPKHEGEEVTIGAWLSNKRSSGKIAFLQLRDGTGFIQGVVAKNDVMEETFQLAKNMTQESSIYITGKIVEDKRSPFGYEMQVSNIELIQEAVDYPITPKEHGTEFLMDHRHLWLRSKRQHAVMKIRNEIIRATYQFFNDNGYVKVDPPILTGSSAEGTTELFHTQYFDEEAYLSQSGQLYLEAAAMALGKVFSFGPTFRAEKSKTRRHLIEFWMIEPEMAFLDHDESLEVQEQYVSFVVQSVLENCKLELKTLDRDTTKLEAIKAPFPRISYDDAIEMLKEKGFTDIEWGEDFGAPHETAIAENFDKPVFITNYPAEIKAFYMKPDPERSEVVLCADLIAPEGYGEIIGGSQRIDDLELMKQRYEEHNLTGPAYQWYLELRQYGSVPHSGFGLGLERTVAWLSGVEHVRETIPFPRLLNRLYP
- a CDS encoding DnaD domain-containing protein, whose translation is MTKSISFQDILLNQVQVPARLLENYASVGLNEKEVMVVLQIFRFLQKKVDFPTPNELSLHLTIDEKECSNILRTLIQRNYLSIEQMKNEQNQLSEAYSLNPLLEKLFSVEEQKKPDEDGTIFILFEQEFGRPLSPFEIEMINTWLDEDELAPALIKAALRESVLMGKLNFKYIDRILREWKKKGIRSVEQAREASKSFHNNQAKQNDTGTNKKRDTSFYYNWLDGED
- the nth gene encoding endonuclease III — translated: MLNKTQVNYCLDVMKEMFPEAQCELRHANPFELVIAVLLSAQCTDVLVNKVTESLFKKYKEPEDYLAVSLEELQQDIKSIGLYRNKAKNIRKLCQMLIDDYGGEVPRTKEELMKLAGVGRKTANVVASVAFREPAIAVDTHVERVSKRLAICRWKDSVLEVEQTLMKKVPKDEWADTHHRMIFFGRYHCKARNPECPTCPLLDLCREGQKRMKKREAVSK
- a CDS encoding penicillin-binding protein 1A; this translates as MAEKGQSRTARRKQKKASKKPLWKKILLITAITFLAIGIGVGALFTYYIATAPEIDAEKLKSPFSSKIYDKDGELFADLGAKQRTKVEYNELPDVLIDAVIATEDSRFFDHPGIDIWRIGGAVVANITEGFGSEGASTITQQLVEKSFLSHEKKISLKVQEMWLALQLERDYSKQQILEMYLNKIYYGKGAYGVAKAAETYFGKTDLSKLTLPEAAILAGLPQRPSAYNPFKNPELMKERMNTVLHLMVQHGKISEKQAKEARQVDIPSLLTKDSTDSTPYEGFLQRVQQEVSQKLDGADIYTDGLKIYTTIDQDAQKHVEFLMSNSEDSPINYPEPKTNPENGETVKMQAGMAVLDTKTGAIRAIGGARGGNENLGTNYALSTGGGVAGISRQPGSTFKPIIGYGPAIENLQWSTYHQLNDDGPYEIKGDADGDQIETWANQYYGWVSMRFALQQSLNVPAAKTYAEIGGSTAKEFAEGIGITFGNNEIGLTDVLGGGKIGTNPLELAGAYRAFGNGGIYNEPYAVRKVELPETGETVNLKPEPEAAMSDYTAYMITDMLQTAITEGTGTQANVSGLPDAGKTGTTTRDGVDGSPNSWFSGYSTNYTISIWTGYDNPDIGLVGSETKVPHQLYKHTMTELSKDIETPDFTKPDSVVEVAVEKGTRPAKLPSEYTPESEIVTELFVKGNEPTETSEEYDQLDPVENLKAEFNQESDTINAEWKYDTEQDVSFKVSASIDGGQMQELSSTEETSIEISNVEPGTEYEIQVVVVSNETEENRSEPATTTVAVPEEDEEDEEEGNEGENGEGNIPAVQGLSAATTPNSTIDVSWQYNGPPARHEVVVARDGQQLQTQTIDSAGIVIEGDGGAPLQPGNYTITVTPVGQNGANSGVRGGSSTVDATIDGNQDNGQNNGGDGSGNPSGGNN